The Arachis ipaensis cultivar K30076 chromosome B03, Araip1.1, whole genome shotgun sequence region ccgccaccgccaccgcTAAAAACGACCATACTTCTACTGCCAAAAATGAGAACACCGCAACTTCCAAACACGACGACACTGCTACTGCTACAAGTGCCACGGCCGATGCTGCGGACACTACTGCAGCCACCACAGGCACTCCCAGTGCCATCTCTCCCACTGCCACCGATACTAACAATATACCTGACAGAAGCTATGACCGTACTGTCAAGAATATTGACAGGGATGGGCCAATGGATAAGAGTCATGATGTGGTATTGGCCGAGTCACCTGCACCAGCAGCACAGCCAGTACAGCGGCTAACAGCTGTGCTGGAGGATGTGGATTTGGTGCAGCCTCAAGTGAATTCAACGCTAAAGGATGGGAGCTCTGCTCAGCAGCAAGAGAGTTCAATATTAGAGGATAAGGATTCAGCTCAGCCCCAAGAGAGTTCAAGGTTAGAAGATGAGGATTCTGCTCAGCCACAACCACAAGAGAGTTCAAGATTGGAGGATGGGGATTCTGCTCGGCCAAAAGAGGGTTCAAGATTGGAGGATGGGAATTCTGCTCGGCCGCAAGAGAGTTCAAGAGCTGAGGAGAGTTCAAGGTTGGAGGATGGGGATTCAGCCATGCAGGAAGGGAATTCTGTTCAGCCTCCCGTAGTACAGCTTTCTAATGACTCCTACAACCATCCACAGGAAGAAGCTTCTGGCCCTGATATCCGACACCATAATGATGAACCTCTGAGTGGCGGTGTAGCTCCTAGCACCCAGAACTTGCCTTCAGGGAGTGAGGCTCTGGCACCAGTGCTGCAGGACAGAATTAAGATCAATTTGTCCTCAAGGTCGAAGCAGGAGATGCGAGAGCTTCGATGGAAGCTTGAAAATGAGCTTGATGTAGTAAGGAATCTTGTTGGAAGGATTGAACGGAAACAGGGGCAGGTTGATGGGTATGGTCAGTTGAGCGTTTTACCTAGTGATGGGGTTGATAATGGAAGTGGAGCAAAGCGTTCTCTATCAGAGGTGGTTTCTGCTGGTGTTCCACGAGAGTCTATAAGGCCTTATCAGCATTTGTGTTTACCAGTGTTAGAGAATAACCAAGGGGTTGGTGAAAACATTGAAAAGGAGAAGAGAACGCCTAAAGCAAACCAGTTTTATCGTAATTCAGAGTTCTTGCTTGCAAAAGATAAATTCCCACCTGCAGAGAGCAACAAGAAGTCAAAATTGAATTTGAAGAAACATGGTGGGAGAGAAATTGGACATGGTCTTGGTATGGGATCCAAGTTTCTTAAGAGCTGTAGTTCATTGCTTGGAAAATTGATGAAACACAAACACGGTTGGGTATTTAATTCTCCAGTTGATGTTGAAGGACTTGGTTTGCATGATTATTTTAGTATTATCACCCATCCAATGGACTTGGGTACTGTGAAGTCAAGGCTGAGCAAGAATTGGTACAAATCTCCAAAGGAGTTTGCAGAGGATGTGAGACTCACTCTTCGGAATGCTATGACATATAATCCAAAGGGACAAGATGTTCATGTAATGGCAGAGCAGCTTTCAAAGATATTTGAGGATCGATGGGCTATAATAGAGTCGGATTACAATCGTGAGATGAGATATGCCATAGATTATGGGGCAGCTCCCATTGCCCCATCACCTCTCTCTAGAAAGGTTCCTacttttcctcctcctcctcttgaTATGAGAAGGATTTTGGATAGGTCAGAATCAATGGCTCACACTCCGAGACTCATGAACATTACTCCATCAAGTAGAACACCAGCTCCAAAAAAGCCAAAGGCAAAAGATCCTAATAAAAGAGACATGACATTTGAGGAAAAGCAAAAGCTAAGCACAAACCTTCAAAGTTTACCTTCAGAGAAGCTTGATGCTATTGTACAGATCATTAAGAAGAGAAATTCAGCACTTCATCAACATGATGATGAGATTGAAGTTGATATTGATAGTGTGGATGCTGAGACACTCTGGGAGCTTGATAGATTTGTGACGAACTATAAGAAAAGTTTAAGTAAAAACAAGAGGAAGGCGGAGCTTGCACAAGCTAGAGCAGAAGCTCAGCGGAATGCCCTGCAGAAGGTAAACCATTGAATTTTGTCAAATTGGCATTGCCTCTTTGGTGGACCGTTATTTCTAATgtattttatctctttatttaGAGCCAGGTACCAGTTATGTTGGACGTCCCTAGAGCAACACAAGCAGGTGAGATTCCTAAGAATCTGAGTTGTCATTTGAATCACTatttatatcaattttttttaaagagatATGTTTATTGCTTTCTTATTAGCAGAAGAACGAAATGTTCATCCATCCTTGCCTGTGCAAGGGGGAAATCAAGCTGATAATGCAAGTAGGTCAAGTAGTTCAAGCAGCTCAAGCAGTGATTCTGGATCTTCTTCAAGTGGTACTTTGATTAGTAACTTTAGCTAGCACATGTTGCCTGTTATATGTGATATTTCTTATTTTGAAGTCAAATGTCCATTGTTACTCATTTGCAGATTCAGATAGTGACAGTTCCTCAGCATCTGGATCTGATGCAGGGTCACAAGGAACCTGAGTTATGTCAGGTAAAATTACAGCCTCTGAAGTTTTATTCTGCATTATACTTTGTGGCTATTATAGTTTATGCATTCTTTATCATTTTCGAATCATTACTTCTTGGTTAACACTGGTATTAGTGAGGTAGGATCCTTCATTCTGAAGTGTCATGTATGTAGCTTTGAATCTTTTCTTTTTAACCATCACTATGAGTAATGGTCTCGCCATGAATGATTTGCCTAATTGCCAAGGTTTGTGTGGTTAAGTGCATTTCCGGTGTTGCCGGCTTGTATATTGTTTGCAAACACATTCGAGTCGACCCACTCGTATTTATGTTACATATTGAAAAGTCAGTCATGTGA contains the following coding sequences:
- the LOC107630614 gene encoding transcription factor GTE4, producing MASGPIDGVDEGAKEKQRFSERKVYTRRVFKSTKKDLNALNTATATATAKNDHTSTAKNENTATSKHDDTATATSATADAADTTAATTGTPSAISPTATDTNNIPDRSYDRTVKNIDRDGPMDKSHDVVLAESPAPAAQPVQRLTAVLEDVDLVQPQVNSTLKDGSSAQQQESSILEDKDSAQPQESSRLEDEDSAQPQPQESSRLEDGDSARPKEGSRLEDGNSARPQESSRAEESSRLEDGDSAMQEGNSVQPPVVQLSNDSYNHPQEEASGPDIRHHNDEPLSGGVAPSTQNLPSGSEALAPVLQDRIKINLSSRSKQEMRELRWKLENELDVVRNLVGRIERKQGQVDGYGQLSVLPSDGVDNGSGAKRSLSEVVSAGVPRESIRPYQHLCLPVLENNQGVGENIEKEKRTPKANQFYRNSEFLLAKDKFPPAESNKKSKLNLKKHGGREIGHGLGMGSKFLKSCSSLLGKLMKHKHGWVFNSPVDVEGLGLHDYFSIITHPMDLGTVKSRLSKNWYKSPKEFAEDVRLTLRNAMTYNPKGQDVHVMAEQLSKIFEDRWAIIESDYNREMRYAIDYGAAPIAPSPLSRKVPTFPPPPLDMRRILDRSESMAHTPRLMNITPSSRTPAPKKPKAKDPNKRDMTFEEKQKLSTNLQSLPSEKLDAIVQIIKKRNSALHQHDDEIEVDIDSVDAETLWELDRFVTNYKKSLSKNKRKAELAQARAEAQRNALQKSQVPVMLDVPRATQAEERNVHPSLPVQGGNQADNASRSSSSSSSSSDSGSSSSDSDSDSSSASGSDAGSQGT